The genomic segment GTTGACTGTAAATACTGCCAGAGAAAGCTACAGCTTTACATGGAGACTTaccaaaatgttttttcttACCTAATGTTTTCACAGTTTATAGTTAGTATCACTGTATCATAGGTCAAGTCCTCAGGGTCTCTAGAAGGTCAAGGTTACcacattttaatttgaaatttcttGTTCATCTTGAGATGGTGATTGTTTTGTTCTGTAGGATAGGACAACGATTTGACAACATTCAAGGTTCGCGTTGAAGCCGTCCTCATGGCCTTTTGAAGCATAGAAAATTGAAAGGACGCCATTTTTTTCTGGAAGCTCCATTCAAATTCACAGCGACCCCATTTATCTGAAAAGGACCCCATTTATGAAATGCCCAGTACAACCCCTGTCATCATTGCATAGATCTGTCAGGGCCATGGCTGACCATTTTGACTGCATGAAGAAAACATTAATCTACCTTAATGTACAAGGTTGACTGACTAAGACATGTcaggtttttaggtcacctgagacaaagtcacAAGTGACCTATTACGACCACCTCTTGTCCATCTGACCTCTTATCCATAGCTGTTTATCATGCACTGTCCATCAGTAAACAATTACCATTTTCTGATTCTTTTCAGAAACCCCTTAACTAGTttcaatcaaattattttgGAACCTTCCATGGCCAAAGAAACACTGATTGTGAATAATATGCATGAACAACCCCCCCATCTGGCCTCTTTTGAGGTGAAAGACCAGAAATTGTTAGATTGGCTAAAAGTAAAAAAAGCAAATCTATGTCATAACATCCAGATAAGCTGAAATTGATAGATGGAAGGGTATTTTGGTGCTTTCAGGGATAACTCTGGCTCTTAAAACATAtgggagattttatgagattagcAAAATTCCTAtgagatttgtctgtataaagaggtacaattttgaatttttaatgagattttttttgaaaaacatgggTAAAAATCCCCAAATCTCTGCCCAAAGTGATCCCTGTGCTTTCATTATTTTCGGGGCTTCACAattgccccttgggaggggttgaaatttactatagtttatataagaaAATGTTACTTTTTGGTATATTCGGTTCTTTTCATTTAGAAAAACACAGAGTTCAACTCTGAATGGAGTCATAAAATTGACCCTGGATCAAATTGTCTTAAATTTTAACAATTCTACCAGACATGCTACATTTGTGCAATCAAAAGCTCATTAACTTTGAATTTTAATACTAGATAATTCATATTAAAGGCAGTTTTATTGTTTTCTGACAATATGCAGCTGGAGAGTAAGGTGTGGTCATGTTCTTAACAAGTTCATTTTATAATCATATCAAAACATCAGAGGTGGATAGGATGTACTAGACATCTTGTTATGTATACCAGATAGTTTCCACATATcaggtcaaaacaaaaacattttgtctGCAGGTATAGAACTCAACTCCGGTGACCATTAGGCCCACTGGCCTTTTATAATTATCTCTAGATCTTTGcatcaaactgccattttcaAAATCTACATGAACACATTTACACTACAGCATGATTATCTGTTGGGGCAACACAGACTTAACTTGTACTGGTTTGGATAACAGCATGATCAAAAGTCACAAGCTAAAAATTAACAATGTTAACACACTCCTTGTCATGTCTATTTGGatcaaagaaaaaaagttaATCTTCTTTTTACCTTTTGGTGCATGAAATGTTAATAGCAAACTGTTTTTTTACCTTTTGGTGCATGAAATGTTAATAGCAAACTGTTTAACAAATTACAGAAAATTCATTTCACAAAGATTTCATTGAATCAATCAATGGGTATTGGGCAACAGGCAAAAGCCTATATAAGCCCTCTCCCTACAGAACATTGATTTTAGTTGAAACAATGTCAGGATTTCGTCAAGGTATGAATTTGATGTTGAAGTGCTATTAGTCCCTAATGAAAAGTCCTATTATACAGTTTCCAATTGGATAATGTTGTGTCCTGCAGTTTAGTGCAATGTGTTTCTTTTTATAACAAGATTTAGAGTGGGTAGATCtagatttatttacaaaattagTGTAAATTTGGTGTGTTTCCTGATGATGTTTCTCTTTTATTTCAGGTACCTGATCTTCTATTCACCATTTGACATTGTCTACAAGATTGGACGGTTCCTCCCCTGTAAGTTAGTAGTGGCAGCATTGAAGGAATGTCAAAGAGCACACAAAGTCTACCATGCTGTCATCCATACTGCCAAGCTTTACCCGAATGCCTACTTTATAATCATTATCATAGGAACCGTCAAAGGTGAGTAAGATCTTAGTCAAATAAGGAACATCAGAGGTGGGTAGAATCTTAGTCATTGTTATAGAAAACATCATCAAATGTGGATAGGATCTTAGTCATTGTTATAGGAACAATCAAATGTGGATAGGATCTTAGTCATTGTTATAGGAAACATCAAAGGTGGATATAATCTTAGTCATTGTTATAGGAAACATCAAAGGTGGATATAATCTTAGTCATTGTTATAGGAACAAGTAAAGGTGGATAGGATCTTAGTCATTGTTATAGGAACAAGTAAAGGTGGATAGGATCTTAGTCATTGTTATAGGAACAATCAAATGTGGATGGGATCTTACATTTAGTCATTGTTATAGGAAACATCAAAGGTGGATAGGATCTTAAGTCATTGTAATAGGAAACttacataaaacaattaaacCAATGTAGTGGACACCTCTTGGACCTTATCACctgtaatttttcatttcaagaaAGATATGATTTTGTAACATTCTGATACAGGTGCTGGAAGTGGTTTTATGAAGAACTTTGAACGGCTGGTGCGAGGTTTGTGGATCCCAGGTACCAATGAACTTTTGCAACCATCTTTGTaagtatacaattatattcGTTACATTAAATTCCAGATGCTAGAATTCACTGGAATAAGATCTTCTTAATTTTGTGTTGATAGTTTTTAAGTAAAGAATTGTAGGTAAACTTTATGCTATCCATTATACTATTTACTTATCAAGTCAAAAATAGTTTAGGTTTCTTTTTCACTAAAACTCGCTCGAATACTTCGATTTGTCTCGATGATGTTAGCATTACAAATCAGGATATTTAATCCATAATGTTACTGAAAAGAATAAGAGAGTACTTGTCGTGTCAATTCATCTCtgaataatttcaaattattttcctTTAATATAAAAACACAGAGAGAAGAAAACATAAGTTTTACAGGCAAAGACCAGGTTTGCCTGAactttttgaagttttagtcttCTTTAAACCTTTAATGAACCCTATGGAAAACACAAGTTAAATATTAAAATGCTCTGTGTTTCACTAGTTAAAGTATGcagtatataatgtttaaactCAAAGCTGTACAGACAGATTTCATGAAATGTTAATTATGATAAGTTATAATCCAATGTTGTTAATGCTGTCCTATTATTTACATTGCAGCGTCACCAAAGCTTGTATTGTGGCATCATCTGTATTCCTGCTTGAGCGACTCAACTACATCACCGCGCCTCATCCTCTTATCTACTTTGGCATCGTCATCTTCTTTGTGTACTTCAAACTCTCCGCACTGCTACTAGGCATTCACGATCCGTTTGCACCATTTGAGAATCTCTTCTGTGCCATTTTCATGGGAGGTATGTGGGATGCGATGAGGAGGGCTGTTACATCTGAGAAGAAAGAGGAagacaaagaaaacaagaatgACATCCCAGTGAAGAGCAAAGAGGACAAGAAAAAGGATTAAGCTCTgtcattaataataataaatataggGTTATCAATTAAGAAACTAGAGCTGACTAAATGATTTCCTAATATGGAGTTTGTCCAAAAAAATGGGCCTGCAAAAGGGACTTAGTCAATTGATACGGGGGAAATAcagatattgcattttgtggaATGCAGTATACTGTCTTGAGGTAAAAGACATTACGTTGTCATACCTTTCTCATCTGCGAAATTTCTATCAAAATCCTTGCATTTATTTTCCAC from the Pecten maximus chromosome 4, xPecMax1.1, whole genome shotgun sequence genome contains:
- the LOC117325614 gene encoding trimeric intracellular cation channel type 1B.1-like, encoding MDPQTFLDIATKVTKLKMYPFFDIAHYTLMCMAVREDIPQTSSGSPFSRKHPLSCWLSSMLLCFGGSIIANMLLGESMLSPFKDHRSILTATAVWYLIFYSPFDIVYKIGRFLPCKLVVAALKECQRAHKVYHAVIHTAKLYPNAYFIIIIIGTVKGAGSGFMKNFERLVRGLWIPGTNELLQPSFVTKACIVASSVFLLERLNYITAPHPLIYFGIVIFFVYFKLSALLLGIHDPFAPFENLFCAIFMGGMWDAMRRAVTSEKKEEDKENKNDIPVKSKEDKKKD